The DNA window GGTCCACATCAGCCTCCAGTACGGGCATGTACGCCTGAAGGCTGAGACGGGATCCAGCTCAAGGTCTGACGATTCGCGCGAGCTCCGCCACTAACGTCGAAGCCGTGACTGTCATCGCGACCGAAAGCCTGAGCAAGCGGTACCCCCGAGTGACCGCCCTCGACCGGCTCTCCCTGGACATCGGGCCTGGTGTGACCGGCCTGGTGGGCGCCAACGGAGCCGGCAAGTCCACGCTGATCAAAATCCTGCTGGGACTGTCCCCCGCCACCGAGGGCAGCGCCGCCGTGCTCGGCCTCGACGTCACCACGCATGGCAGTGCCATCCGTGAACGCGTCGGCTACATGCCCGAGCACGACTGCCTGCCACCCGACGTCTCGGCCACCGAGTTCGTCGTCCACATGGCCCGGATGTCCGGGCTCCCGCCCACCGCGGCGCGGGAACGCACCGCCGACACCCTGCGTCACGTGGGGCTCTACGAGGAGCGCTACCGCCCCATCGGCGGCTACTCCACGGGCATGAAGCAGCGCGTCAAGCTGGCCCAGGCGCTCGTCCACGACCCCCAACTGGTCCTCCTCGACGAGCCCACCAACGGTCTCGACCCGGTCGGGCGCGACGAGATGCTCGGCCTGATCCGCCGCGTCTACACCGACTTCGGCATCTCCGTCCTGGTCACCTCCCACCTCCTGGGCGAGCTGGAGCGGACCTGCGACCACGTCGTGGTCGTCGACGGCGGCAAGCTGCTGCGCTCCAGCTCCACCAGCGACTTCACCCAGATCACCACGACCCTGGCGGTCGAGGTCACCGACTCCGACGAGCACCCGGACGGCACCGCCGCCCTGCGCAAGGCGCTCACCGAGGCGGGCATCGTCCTGCACGAGGGCGAGGAGCAGGGCCTGCCCGGCGCCGGCCACATCCTCCTGGTGGAGGCCACGGGCGAGGAGACGTACGACCTGGTCCGCGACACCGTCGCCGACCTCGGCATCGGCCTGGTCCGCATGGAGCAGCGCCGCCACCACATCGCGGAGGTCTTCCGCGAGAACGAACAGCCCGCGCGGTCCACCCACCAGAAGGGAGCCGGTTCCGATGGCGCCTGACACCTCGACCCAGATCCACAACATCGGCTACCGGTCCTACGACGGGCCCCGGCTCGGCCGCGGCTACGCCCGCAAGTCGCTGTTCTCGCAGTCCCTGCGCGGCGCCTACGGACTCGGCCGGTCCGCCAAGTCCAAGGTCCTGCCGATGATCCTCTTCGCGGTGATGTGCGTTCCCGCCCTGATCCTCGTCGCGGTGGCCATCAACATCCCCGGCTCCACCGACCTGCCGATCAAGTACACGACGTACGCCCTGACCACCCAGGTGGTCATCGGACTCTACCTCGCCTCGCAGGCACCCCAATCGGTCTCCCGCGACCTGCGCTTCAAGACCGTTCCGCTCTACTTCTCCCGGCCCATCGAGCGGGTCGACTACGTGGTGGGCAAGTTCGCGGCCATGGCCTCGGCCCTGTTCATCCTCACCGCCACCCCGCTGTTGATCATGTGGATCGGCTCGCTGCTGGCGAAGTTCGACTTCGGTGACCAGACCAAGGGATTCGGGCAGGGACTGGTGTCGGTACTGCTGCTGTCGCTGCTGTTCGCGGGCCTCGGCCTCGTCATGGCCGCGCTCACGCCCCGCCGCGGATTCGGCGTCGCGGCGATCATCGCCGTGCTCCTGATCCCGTACGGCGCGGTGACCGCCGTCCAGGGGATCGCCTACAGCACCGGGAACACCGGAGCCATCGAGTGGATGGGCCTGTTCTCCCCCATCACCCTGATCGACGGGGTCCAGACGGCCTTCCTCGGCGCCACCACCGCCTTCCCCGGTGGTGAAGGCCCCTCGGCCGGCACCGGCGTCGTCTACCTGCTCGTCGTCCTCGGCCTCATCGCCGGCTCCTACGCCGCCCTGATGGCCCGCTACCGGAAGGCCGGGCTGTGACCATCATCGACATCGACCACACCTCCCGCTGGTTCGGGAACGTCGTCGCCGTCAACGACGTGACCATGCGCATCGGTCCCGGCGTCACCGGCCTCCTCGGCCCCAACGGCGCGGGCAAGTCCACCCTCATCAACATGATGGGCGGCTTCCTGGCCCCCTCCACGGGCACCGTGACCCTCGACGGCACGCAGATCTGGTGCAACGAACAGGTCTACAAGCAGATCGGCGTCGTGCCCGAGCGCGAGGCCATGTACGACTTCCTCACCGGCCGCGAGTTCGTCGTCGCCAATGCCGAGCTGCACGGGCTCGGCGACGCCGACGCCCAGCGGGCGCTGGCCACGGTGGAGATGGAGTACGCCCAGGACCGCAAGATCTCCACGTACTCCAAAGGCATGCGCCAGCGCGTGAAGATGGCCTCCGCCCTCGTCCACGACCCGTCCGTGCTGCTCCTCGACGAGCCGTTCAACGGCATGGACCCGCGCCAGCGCATGCAGCTGATGGACCTGCTGCGGCGGATGGGCGACGACGGACGGACCGTCCTGTTCTCCTCCCACATCCTGGAGGAGGTCGAGCAGCTGGCCTCCCACATCGAGGTGGTCGTCGCCGGCCGGCACGCCGCCTCCGGCGACTTCCGCAAGATCCGCCGCCTGATGACGGACCGCCCGCACCGCTACCTCGTCCGCTCCTCCGACGACCGGGCCCTCGCCGCGGCCCTGATCGCCGACCCGTCCACGGCCGGTATCGAGGTCGACCTGAAGGAAGGCGCCCTGCGCATCCAGGCCGTCGACTTCGGGCGCTTCACCGAGCTGCTGCCGCGGGTCGCCCGCGCGCACGGCATCCGGCTGCTGACGGTCTCGCCTTCCGACGAGTCCCTCGAGTCGGTCTTCTCCTACCTCGTCGCGGCCTGAAGGAGCTGGCACCCATGTACGACCCCACCGTTGCCCGGCTCACCTACCGGGCCCTGCTCGGCCGCCGCCGCGCGCTGATCCTCTTCCTGCTGCCCGCCCTGCTGATCCTGATCGCGATCGCCGTCCGCGCCCTCACGGGTGTGGACGACAAGGTCGCCGCCGACCTGCTCGGCGGTTTCGCCCTCGCGACGATGGTCCCGCTGATCGGTGTCATCGCCGGCACGGGCGCCATCGGCCCCGAGATCGACGACGGATCGATCGTCTACCTGCTCTCCAAGCCGGTGAAGCGGCCGACGATCATCATGACCAAGCTGACGGTGGCGATCGCCGTCACCATGGCTTTCTCCGCGATCCCCACCCTGATCGCCGGATTCATCCTCAACGGCAACGGACAGCAGATCGCCGTCGCCTACACCATCGCGGCCCTGGTGGCCTCGATCGCCTACAGCGCGCTGTTCCTGCTGCTGGGCACCGTCAGCCGGCACGCGGTCGTCTTCGGCCTGGTCTACGCCCTGATCTGGGAGTCGCTCTTCGGCAGCCTGGTCTCAGGGGCCAAGACCCTCAGCGTCCAGCAGTGGGCCCTGTCCCTGGCCGAGAAGGTCGCGGGCGAGGGATACGTCGACGCCACCGTCGGCCTGCCCACCGCCGCGGTCCTGCTCACCGTGGTCACCGTCGGCGCCACCGTCTACGCGGGCCAGAAGCTGCGACGCCTCACCCTGGCCGGCGAGGAGTAGGTCCCGCCCACCGCTTGAAGACGTGCCCCGCCCAGCCCACCGGCCAGGCGGGGCACAGCTTCGCGCGTCATCATCGGGGCATGATCGAGCACACCGAGCCCGAGCCGTCCAGGCCCTTGCGGGCCTGGATACGCTCCTCGCCCGGAACGCACATCTGGCTCATGATCATCGCGATCACCAGCATCATCGTGGCGATCGCCCCCGACCGGGTCGAGCACATCCTGCTCCACCGCCACAGCAGCAACATCCACCAGCTGGTCGAACACCCCGTCCGGGCGCTCCTGAGCAGTGCCTTCTGGATCGAGAACCCGGCATCCCTCGCCCTCTACGCCGCGCTCTTCGAGCTGTTCCAGGCCCCCGTCGAACGCTGGCTCGGCACCTTGCGCTGGCTGGTCATCGTCGCGGCCGCGCACATCGTCGCCACGCTGGTCAGCCAGAAGGTCCTCCTGACGGCCATCGAGGACCACCGCGCCCCGCGCAGCATGACCCACGTGGTGGACATCGGCGTCAGCTACGGAATCGCGGCCGCCGTCGGCGTCCTCACCTACCGGCTCCCCAGCCCCTGGCGGTGGCTCTACCTCGCGGGCGCCGTCGCCTTCTTCGGCCTCCCCCTCCTCACCGGGGGCACCTTCACCGATCTCGGCCACGCCATCGCGCTCTGCGTCGGCCTGCTCGCGTGGCCGCTCACCCGCCGCGCAGCTTCCGGGGGCACTGTTTCACGTGAAACATGAACAGCCGGCCCCGGATCCAGGGCTGACGCACCGAAATTCGCTGGTACGGGGAGTGCGCGAGGGGGAGAGTGATGCGTGCGGGGAGCAACAAAAGGTCCGGGGCAGCCACTTCGAGCGCGCCGTCTGGCGCGGGCTGCCCCGGACCTCTCGTAAGTCGTGGGGATTACGCGGCGCCCAGCAGACGTTCGAGGACCACGGCGATGCCGTCCTCCTCGTTGGAGGTCGTCACCTCGTCGGCCACCGCCTTGAGTTCAGCGTGTGCGTTGGCCATGGCCACCCCGTGCGCCGCCCAGCCGAACATCGGGATGTCGTTGGGCATGTCGCCGAAGGCGATCGTCTCCGCCGCCTTCACCCCGAGCCGGCGCGCGGCCAGCGAGAGGCCCGTGGCCTTGGTCAGCCCCAGGGGCAGGATCTCCACGATCCCGGGGCCGGCCATCACGATGTCGACCAGGCTGCCCACCGTCTCGCGGGCCACCTTGACGAGCGCGTCGTCGTCCAGTCCCGGGTGCTGGATGTACAGCTTGTTCAGCGGGGCCGTCCACACCGCGGCGGTGTCCTCCAGGTATATCGCCGGCAGGCCCTCCTGCACCTGGTAGCCGGGCCCGAACAGGACCTCGCCGTCCACCCCGTCCCGGCTGGCCGCCAGGGCCAGCGGACCGATCTCGGCCTCGATCTTCGCCAGCGCGAGCCCGGCGAGCTGCCGGTCCAGGGTCACCGAAGTCAGCAGCCGGTGCGCGCCCGCGTCGTAGACCTGCGCCCCCTGCCCGCACACGGCGATGCCCTGGTAGCCGAGATCGTCCAGGACGTGCCGGGTCCAAGGGACGGCACGGCCGGTGACGACGATGTGTGCCGCGCCCGCCGCGGTGGCCGCGACGAGCGCTTCACGGGTGCGTTCCGAGACGGTGTCGTCGCCGCGCAGCAGCGTGCCGTCGAGGTCGGTCGCGACGAGCTTGTACGGGAACGGGACCGGGCTCACTTGGTGATCGGCTCCAGGACCTCGCGGCCGCCGAGGTACGGACGGAGCGCCTGTGGCACGTGCACCGAACCGTCGGCCTGCTGGTGGTTCTCCAGGATCGCGACGATCGTGCGCGGTACGGCGCACAGCGTGCCGTTCAACGTGGACAGCGGCTGGGTCTTCTTGCCGTCGCGGTAGCGGATCGACAGGCGGCGGGCCTGGAAGCCGTCGCAGTTCGAGGCGGAGGTCAGCTCGCGGTACTTGCCCTGGGTCGGGATCCACGCCTCGCAGTCGAACTTGCGCGAGGCGGAGGCGCCCAGGTCACCCGTGGCGACGTCGATCACCTGGAACGGCAGCTCCAGGCTGGTCAGCCACTGCTTCTCCCACTCCAGGAGGCGCTGGTGCTCGGCCTCGGCCTCCTCCGGCGCGACGTACGAGAACATCTCGACCTTGTCGAACTGGTGGACGCGGAAGATGCCCCGGGTGTCCTTGCCGTACGTACCGGCCTCGCGGCGGAAGCACGGCGAGAAGCCGGCGTAGCGCAGCGGCAGCTTGTCGGCGTCGATGATCTCGTCCATGTGGTACGCGGCGAGCGGGACCTCGGAGGTGCCGACCAGGTAGTAGTCGTCCTTCTCCAGGTGGTACACGTTCTCCGCGGCCTGGCCGAGGAAGCCGGTGCCCTCCATGGCGCGCGGACGGACCAGTGCCGGGGTGAGCATCGGGATGAAGCCGGCCTCGGTGGCCTGCGCGATGGATGCGTTGACCAGTGCCAGCTCGAGCAGGGCGCCCACGCCGGTGAGGTAGTAGAAGCGCGAGCCCGACACCTTGGCGCCGCGCTCGACGTCGATGGCGCCCAGCGACTCGCCGAGTTCCAGGTGGTCCTTCGGCTCGAAGCCCTCGGCGGCGAAGTCGCGGATCGTGCCGTGCGTCTCCAGGACGGTGAAGTCCTCCTCGCCGCCGACCGGGACGTCCTCGTGGACGATGTTGCCGAGCTGGAGCAGGAGCCGCTTGGCGGCTTCGTCCGCCTCGTTCTGCTCGCTCTCGGCCGCCTTGACGTCCTGCTTGAGCTGCTCGGCCTTCTTCAGGAGCTCCGCCCGCTCTTCCGCGGAGGCCTTCGGGATGAGCTTGCCGAGCGACTTCTGCTCATTGCGCAGTTCGTCGAAGCGCATGCCGGAGGACCTGCGGCGCTCGTCGGCGGAGAGCAGTGCGTCGACGAGTTCGACGTCCTCTCCACGAGCGCGCTGCGAGGCGCGGACACGGTCAGGGTCTTCACGGAGCAGCCGGAGGTCAATCACCCCTCCAGGCTACCGGGCTGGGGTTCCTGGGATCACACCGATATCACGCTGCGTGTCGCTATGTCCTAATTGCCGCGAATGCATAAGTCTTGACTGCTGGCCGGAAGTGAACCTTCTCGGCCGGTCAATAAAAGCGGTCCCATTCCGCGAAAAGGGGCACATCGCCGACCGTGCGCAGCGCCTGAGCAGGGTCGGAGGCGGTTCCTTGTCCACAGGAGTTACCCGGCGGCAGATCTTATCCACAGGCTGTGCGCTGTCGCTGTGGACACGTATATAGATCATTGAGGACCGGTAGCGGGTCGGAGTGAATCAGGGTTCAAACCACCCTCACACACTCATTCGGGTGGGAATGACTCGCCCCAAAGAGTTGATCCGCGATATGGGGGTGACGTCGTTCACCTTCCGCTCTCCAGCGCGAAACCTGGGCCCTGCGACCGATTTGTCGACCTTGTCATGCCGCTCTGTCGACTTGTCCCCAGGTCGCCATCCGCGCCTGTGGATAACTTTGTGGACAGTGGGTGAAGTCTCAGGCCCGGCCGTCCAGGCAGCGCGTCAGCCAGTCGGAGGCGGCGGTGAAGTCGCCATCGGAGGTTCCGGGCCTCGGCGCGCGGACGTCACCCTGAGCGACGCCCGCCCGCGGGTAGGACCCGAGGAACCGGACCTGGGGACAGGTGCGCTTGAGGCCCATGAGGGCCTCGCTGACGCGGCGGTCGGAGATGTGCCCCTCGGCGTCGACCGCGAAGCAGTAGTTGCCGATGCCCTCCCCCGTCGGCCGGGACTGGATCAGCATCAGGTTGACCCCCCGCACGGCGAACTCCTGGAGGAGCTCCAGCAGCGCACCGGGGTGGTCGTCGCCGAGCCACAGCACCACGGAGGTCTTGTCGGCGCCCGTCGGAGCGGCGGGCCGGGCGGGACGGCCGACGAGGACGAAGCGGGTCTCGGCGTTCTCGGCGTCGTGGATCTCGGTGACCAGCGGGACGAGCCCGTAGGTGGCGGCGGCGAACTCGCCGGCGAAGGCCGCGTCGAAACGGCCCTCCTGGACCAGCCGGGCGCCGTCGGCGTTCGAGGCGGCCGACTCCCACACCGCGTCGGGCAGGTTCGCCCGCAGCCAGTTCCGCACCTGGGGCTGGGCGACCGGGTGCCCGGTGACCGTCTTGACGTCCGACAGCGAGGTACCGGGGCGCACCAGCAGCGCGAAGGCGATCGGCAGCAGCACCTCCCGGTAGATCATCAGCGGTTCGCCGGAGGCCAGTTCGTCGAGGGTGGCGGTGACCCCGCCCTCGACCGAGTTCTCGATCGGCACCAGGGCGGCAGCCGCCTCGCCGTTGCGCACGGCGTCCAGGGCGGCCGGGACCGACACCATGGGGACGAGCTCCCGGGTATCTGCTTCCGGCAGTGTGCGCAGGGCTGCTTCGGTGAAAGTGCCCTCGGGTCCGAGATACGTGAAGCGGGTGGCCGACATGCGGTCAGCCTAATGCCGGGGTGCCGCCCGCCGGGGTGCTGTTCACCCTTCGAGCAGCCGCTGCCCCACGTACTCGCCGGTGCGGGGACCGGCCGGAACCGCGTAGAGGCCGCTGGACTCGTGCCGGATGAAGGCCGACAGCGCGTCACCGCGGTCGAGCTTGCGCTGGACGGGGACGAACCCGCGCAGCGGATCGGCCTGCCAGCACACGAAGAGGAGTCCCGCGTCGGGCGCACCGTCCGGGCCGATCCCGTCGTGGAAGGAGAAGGGGCGCCGCAGCATGGCGGCTCCGCCGTTCTGCTCGGGTGCGGAGATCCGGGCATGGGCGTTGGCCGCGATGACCGGCTTGCCGTCGACTCCGATCTTGTCGAGTGCCATCTCGGTGGTCTCGCCGCCGCCGGTCAGCGGGGCGCCGGTGGCCTTGGTACGGCCGATCACCTGCTCCTGCCGAGCGAGGGGCTGCGCGTCCCACGCGTCGAGGAGCATCCGGATGCGCCGGACGACGGCGTACGAGCCGCCCGCCATCCAGGCGTGCTCGGCGGGCCCGGGGCCGGCGGCGGGCACGAAGATCCGCTTGTCGAAGTCGGGCTCGGAAGGCTTCGGATTGCCCGTTCCGTCGATCTGGCCCATGAGATTGCGGGCGGTCATCGGGGCGGCGGTGGCGCCGGGCGAGCGGTTGAACCCGTTCATCTGCCAGCGGACGCGGGCCGCCTGCCCCGCGTCCTTCTGGAGGGCGCGCAGGGCGTGGAACGCGACGAGCCCGTCGTTGGCGCCGATCTGCACCCACAGGTCGCCGTTGCTGCGCTGGGCGTCGAGGTTGTCCGAGGAGAAGTCCGGCAGCGGGTCCAGGGCGGCGGGGCGGCGGGCGGTGAGGCCCGTGCGCTCGAAGAAGGAGTGGCCGAAGCCGAAGGTGACCGTCAGGGAGGACGGTCCGGCGTCGAGTGCGACGCCGGTGTCGTCGGTCGGGGCCGTCTCCCCGGCCATCAGTCGTCGGGCGGTCTCGGACCAGCGCCGCAGCAGCGCGGCGGCCTCCGTGCGGCCCGCCCCCGCGGCGAGGTCGAAGGCGACGAGGTGCCCCTTGGACTGCAGGGGCGTGGTGATGCCCGCCTGGTGGTCGCCGTGGAAGGCGACCTGGGTGGCGCCGAGGGAGGACAGGCTGCCCGCGGCCCCGGAGGCGGAACCGCTCCCCGAGCCGGCGAACGCGGACTGCCCGAACGCGCCACCGGCGGCGCCCAGCGCGAGCCCGGCGGCCCCTGCGGCGCCGACGGTGCCCAGCAGCCGGCGGCGGGAGATCTCGATGTCGGTGTTGCTCTCGGTCACGCTGGTCAGCCGATCTTCACGGTCTTGTGGACGGTCGTCTGGTC is part of the Streptomyces subrutilus genome and encodes:
- a CDS encoding ABC transporter ATP-binding protein, translated to MTVIATESLSKRYPRVTALDRLSLDIGPGVTGLVGANGAGKSTLIKILLGLSPATEGSAAVLGLDVTTHGSAIRERVGYMPEHDCLPPDVSATEFVVHMARMSGLPPTAARERTADTLRHVGLYEERYRPIGGYSTGMKQRVKLAQALVHDPQLVLLDEPTNGLDPVGRDEMLGLIRRVYTDFGISVLVTSHLLGELERTCDHVVVVDGGKLLRSSSTSDFTQITTTLAVEVTDSDEHPDGTAALRKALTEAGIVLHEGEEQGLPGAGHILLVEATGEETYDLVRDTVADLGIGLVRMEQRRHHIAEVFRENEQPARSTHQKGAGSDGA
- a CDS encoding ABC transporter permease subunit — translated: MAPDTSTQIHNIGYRSYDGPRLGRGYARKSLFSQSLRGAYGLGRSAKSKVLPMILFAVMCVPALILVAVAINIPGSTDLPIKYTTYALTTQVVIGLYLASQAPQSVSRDLRFKTVPLYFSRPIERVDYVVGKFAAMASALFILTATPLLIMWIGSLLAKFDFGDQTKGFGQGLVSVLLLSLLFAGLGLVMAALTPRRGFGVAAIIAVLLIPYGAVTAVQGIAYSTGNTGAIEWMGLFSPITLIDGVQTAFLGATTAFPGGEGPSAGTGVVYLLVVLGLIAGSYAALMARYRKAGL
- a CDS encoding ABC transporter ATP-binding protein, with product MTIIDIDHTSRWFGNVVAVNDVTMRIGPGVTGLLGPNGAGKSTLINMMGGFLAPSTGTVTLDGTQIWCNEQVYKQIGVVPEREAMYDFLTGREFVVANAELHGLGDADAQRALATVEMEYAQDRKISTYSKGMRQRVKMASALVHDPSVLLLDEPFNGMDPRQRMQLMDLLRRMGDDGRTVLFSSHILEEVEQLASHIEVVVAGRHAASGDFRKIRRLMTDRPHRYLVRSSDDRALAAALIADPSTAGIEVDLKEGALRIQAVDFGRFTELLPRVARAHGIRLLTVSPSDESLESVFSYLVAA
- a CDS encoding ABC transporter permease — its product is MYDPTVARLTYRALLGRRRALILFLLPALLILIAIAVRALTGVDDKVAADLLGGFALATMVPLIGVIAGTGAIGPEIDDGSIVYLLSKPVKRPTIIMTKLTVAIAVTMAFSAIPTLIAGFILNGNGQQIAVAYTIAALVASIAYSALFLLLGTVSRHAVVFGLVYALIWESLFGSLVSGAKTLSVQQWALSLAEKVAGEGYVDATVGLPTAAVLLTVVTVGATVYAGQKLRRLTLAGEE
- a CDS encoding rhomboid-like protein: MIEHTEPEPSRPLRAWIRSSPGTHIWLMIIAITSIIVAIAPDRVEHILLHRHSSNIHQLVEHPVRALLSSAFWIENPASLALYAALFELFQAPVERWLGTLRWLVIVAAAHIVATLVSQKVLLTAIEDHRAPRSMTHVVDIGVSYGIAAAVGVLTYRLPSPWRWLYLAGAVAFFGLPLLTGGTFTDLGHAIALCVGLLAWPLTRRAASGGTVSRET
- a CDS encoding HAD family hydrolase, coding for MSPVPFPYKLVATDLDGTLLRGDDTVSERTREALVAATAAGAAHIVVTGRAVPWTRHVLDDLGYQGIAVCGQGAQVYDAGAHRLLTSVTLDRQLAGLALAKIEAEIGPLALAASRDGVDGEVLFGPGYQVQEGLPAIYLEDTAAVWTAPLNKLYIQHPGLDDDALVKVARETVGSLVDIVMAGPGIVEILPLGLTKATGLSLAARRLGVKAAETIAFGDMPNDIPMFGWAAHGVAMANAHAELKAVADEVTTSNEEDGIAVVLERLLGAA
- the serS gene encoding serine--tRNA ligase; its protein translation is MIDLRLLREDPDRVRASQRARGEDVELVDALLSADERRRSSGMRFDELRNEQKSLGKLIPKASAEERAELLKKAEQLKQDVKAAESEQNEADEAAKRLLLQLGNIVHEDVPVGGEEDFTVLETHGTIRDFAAEGFEPKDHLELGESLGAIDVERGAKVSGSRFYYLTGVGALLELALVNASIAQATEAGFIPMLTPALVRPRAMEGTGFLGQAAENVYHLEKDDYYLVGTSEVPLAAYHMDEIIDADKLPLRYAGFSPCFRREAGTYGKDTRGIFRVHQFDKVEMFSYVAPEEAEAEHQRLLEWEKQWLTSLELPFQVIDVATGDLGASASRKFDCEAWIPTQGKYRELTSASNCDGFQARRLSIRYRDGKKTQPLSTLNGTLCAVPRTIVAILENHQQADGSVHVPQALRPYLGGREVLEPITK
- the pheA gene encoding prephenate dehydratase; this translates as MSATRFTYLGPEGTFTEAALRTLPEADTRELVPMVSVPAALDAVRNGEAAAALVPIENSVEGGVTATLDELASGEPLMIYREVLLPIAFALLVRPGTSLSDVKTVTGHPVAQPQVRNWLRANLPDAVWESAASNADGARLVQEGRFDAAFAGEFAAATYGLVPLVTEIHDAENAETRFVLVGRPARPAAPTGADKTSVVLWLGDDHPGALLELLQEFAVRGVNLMLIQSRPTGEGIGNYCFAVDAEGHISDRRVSEALMGLKRTCPQVRFLGSYPRAGVAQGDVRAPRPGTSDGDFTAASDWLTRCLDGRA
- the efeB gene encoding iron uptake transporter deferrochelatase/peroxidase subunit — protein: MAHRRDRPHVRHRPDDRPQDREDRLTSVTESNTDIEISRRRLLGTVGAAGAAGLALGAAGGAFGQSAFAGSGSGSASGAAGSLSSLGATQVAFHGDHQAGITTPLQSKGHLVAFDLAAGAGRTEAAALLRRWSETARRLMAGETAPTDDTGVALDAGPSSLTVTFGFGHSFFERTGLTARRPAALDPLPDFSSDNLDAQRSNGDLWVQIGANDGLVAFHALRALQKDAGQAARVRWQMNGFNRSPGATAAPMTARNLMGQIDGTGNPKPSEPDFDKRIFVPAAGPGPAEHAWMAGGSYAVVRRIRMLLDAWDAQPLARQEQVIGRTKATGAPLTGGGETTEMALDKIGVDGKPVIAANAHARISAPEQNGGAAMLRRPFSFHDGIGPDGAPDAGLLFVCWQADPLRGFVPVQRKLDRGDALSAFIRHESSGLYAVPAGPRTGEYVGQRLLEG